Proteins from one Acropora muricata isolate sample 2 chromosome 9, ASM3666990v1, whole genome shotgun sequence genomic window:
- the LOC136927481 gene encoding histone H1, orphon-like — MSETVPDKSSAKSKRAAKPKKAAKAPEHPSYIDMIKAAISALKERNGSSRQAIEKYIKSNYKVVEVGPHLRMALKKATAKGTLLHTKGVGASGSFKLAKVEKKPKKKSAPKKKPLAAKPKKPAAKKSPKKAKKATEKKPTAIKTDTKKPAAKKLSSQKAAAKKPEAKKPVPKKAMIKPVKKPAAKTTSKKPAAKKDKKPSAKK, encoded by the coding sequence ATGTCCGAGACAGTGCCAGATAAGTCTTCCGCAAAATCTAAACGGGCTGCAAAGCCAAAAAAGGCTGCAAAAGCGCCCGAACATCCGTCATACATTGACATGATCAAGGCTGCCATTTCAGCGCTGAAAGAGCGAAACGGTTCATCCCGCCAGGCCATCGAGAAATACATCAAAAGCAACTACAAGGTTGTTGAAGTCGGCCCACACTTGAGAATGGCTCTAAAGAAAGCAACTGCCAAGGGAACGCTTCTACACACCAAAGGTGTAGGGGCCTCAGGTTCCTTTAAATTGGCCAAGGTCGAGAAGAAACCTAAGAAGAAGTCAGCGCCGAAGAAGAAACCTTTGGCTGCAAAACCGAAGAAACCCGCTGCTAAGAAGTCTCCGAAGAAGGCGAAGAAAGCCACAGAAAAGAAGCCCACCGCCATAAAGACCGATACCAAAAAACCAGCTGCTAAGAAGCTATCGTCTCAAAAAGCAGCAGCGAAGAAACCCGAAGCTAAAAAGCCTGTTCCGAAGAAAGCGATGATAAAGCCTGTCAAGAAGCCAGCGGCTAAAACAACATCGAAGAAGCCAGCCGCCAAGAAAGACAAGAAACCCTCAGCGAAGAAATGA
- the LOC136928783 gene encoding histone H3 has product MARTKQTARKSTGGKAPRKQLATKAARKSAPATGGVKKPHRYRPGTVALREIRRYQKSTELLIRKLPFQRLVREIAQDFKTDLRFQSSAVMALQEASEAYLVGLFEDTNLCAIHAKRVTIMPKDIQLARRIRGERA; this is encoded by the coding sequence ATGGCTCGTACTAAGCAAACTGCTCGTAAATCAACCGGTGGAAAAGCTCCACGTAAACAACTGGCCACAAAGGCAGCTCGAAAGAGTGCGCCTGCAACTGGCGGAGTCAAGAAACCTCATCGTTACAGGCCTGGAACCGTCGCTCTTCGTGAGATCCGTCGTTATCAGAAATCGACCGAGCTATTGATCCGCAAGCTTCCCTTCCAGCGTCTTGTGCGTGAAATCGCTCAGGATTTCAAGACTGACCTTCGTTTCCAAAGCTCTGCTGTGATGGCTCTTCAAGAAGCCAGCGAAGCTTATCTCGTTGGTCTGTTTGAAGACACAAACTTGTGCGCCATCCACGCCAAGCGTGTCACCATCATGCCGAAGGATATCCAGTTGGCCCGCAGAATCCGAGGAGAACGAGCGTAA
- the LOC136929316 gene encoding histone H4 → MTGRGKGGKGLGKGGAKRHRKILRDNIQGITKPAIRRLARRGGVKRISGLIYEETRGVLKVFLENVIRDAVTYTEHAKRKTVTAMDVVYALKRQGRTLYGFGG, encoded by the coding sequence ATGACTGGACGCGGTAAAGGAGGAAAAGGTCTTGGAAAAGGAGGCGCTAAGCGTCACAGAAAGATTCTTCGTGACAACATCCAAGGTATCACCAAGCCTGCTATTCGTCGTCTCGCTCGCCGTGGCGGTGTCAAGCGAATCTCTGGTCTGATCTACGAAGAGACACGCGGTgttctcaaggttttccttGAGAACGTTATCCGTGATGCTGTAACGTACACCGAGCACGCCAAGCGCAAGACCGTGACAGCTATGGATGTCGTCTATGCTCTCAAACGACAGGGACGCACTCTGTACGGATTTGGCGGTTAG
- the LOC136928784 gene encoding histone H2A-like, translating to MSGRGKGKAKGTKSKSRSSRAGLQFPVGRIHRLLRKGNYAERVGAGAPVYLAAVLEYLSAEILELAGNAARDNKKTRIIPRHLQLAVRNDEELNKLLAGVTIAQGGVLPNIQAVLLPKKTEKKAKA from the coding sequence ATGTCAGGTCGAGGTAAAGGTAAAGCTAAGGGCACCAAGTCAAAGAGCCGATCATCTCGAGCAGGCCTCCAATTCCCCGTTGGTCGAATCCATCGTCTTCTTCGCAAAGGCAACTATGCTGAACGTGTTGGCGCCGGTGCTCCTGTGTACTTGGCAGCTGTGCTGGAGTATTTGAGCGCTGAAATTCTTGAGTTGGCGGGCAACGCTGCTCgtgacaacaagaaaacaagaatcaTTCCCCGTCATCTTCAGCTGGCTGTGCGTAACGATGAAGAGTTGAACAAGCTGCTAGCTGGAGTCACCATCGCACAGGGAGGTGTGCTGCCCAACATCCAGGCTGTCCTTCTTCCCAAGAAAACCGAGAAGAAAGCTAAAGCTTAA
- the LOC136929315 gene encoding late histone H2B.L3-like gives MAPKVAGKKGEKRAGKAKPSGDKKKKRAKRKESYAIYIYKVLKQVHPDTGISSKAMGIMNSFVNDIFERIAGEASRLAHYNKKSTISSREIQTAIRLLLPGELAKHAVSEGTKAVTKYTSSK, from the coding sequence ATGGCGCCAAAAGTAGCAGGAAAGAAAGGAGAGAAGAGAGCCGGAAAGGCAAAACCATCGGGAGATAAGAAGAAGAAGCGAgctaaaagaaaggaaagctaTGCTATCTACATCTACAAAGTGTTGAAACAAGTTCACCCTGACACTGGAATCTCCAGCAAAGCGATGGGTATCATGAACTCCTTTGTCAACGACATCTTTGAGCGCATCGCTGGCGAAGCTTCGCGCTTAGCTCACTACAACAAGAAGTCAACCATCAGCTCCCGTGAGATCCAGACCGCCATCAGGCTTCTTCTCCCCGGTGAACTGGCGAAACACGCTGTCAGTGAAGGAACCAAAGCTGTGACCAAATACACCAGCAGCAAGTAA
- the LOC136928786 gene encoding histone H1, orphon-like, which translates to MSETVPDKSSAKSKPAAKPKKAAKAPEHPPYIDMIKAAISALKERNGSSRQAIEKYIKSNYKVVEVGPHLRMALRKATAKGTLLHTKGVGASGSFKLTKVEKKPKKKSAPKKKPLAVKPKKPAAKKSPKKAKKAAEKKPAAKKTDAKKLSSQKAAAKKPEAKKPVPKKAMRKPVKKPAAKTTSKKPAAKKDKKSSAKN; encoded by the coding sequence ATGTCCGAGACAGTGCCAGACAAGTCTTCCGCAAAATCTAAACCGGCTGCAAAGCCAAAAAAGGCTGCAAAAGCGCCCGAACATCCGCCATACATTGACATGATCAAGGCTGCCATTTCAGCGCTGAAAGAGCGAAACGGTTCATCCCGCCAGGCCATCGAGAAGTACATCAAAAGCAACTACAAGGTTGTTGAAGTCGGCCCACACTTGAGAATGGCTCTAAGGAAAGCAACTGCCAAGGGAACGCTTCTACACACCAAGGGTGTAGGGGCCTCAGGTTCCTTTAAATTGACCAAGGTCGAGAAGAAACCTAAGAAGAAGTCAGCGCCGAAGAAGAAACCTTTGGCTGTAAAACCGAAGAAACCCGCTGCTAAGAAGTCTCCGAAGAAGGCAAAGAAAGCCGCAGAAAAGAAGCCCGCCGCCAAAAAGACCGATGCCAAGAAGCTATCGTCTCAAAAAGCAGCAGCGAAGAAACCCGAAGCTAAAAAGCCTGTTCCGAAGAAAGCGATGAGAAAGCCTGTCAAGAAGCCAGCGGCTAAAACAACATCGAAGAAGCCGGCCGCCAAGAAAGACAAGAAATCCTCGGCGAAGAATTGA
- the LOC136928787 gene encoding histone H3 → MARTKQTARKSTGGKAPRKQLATKAARKSAPATGGVKKPHRYRPGTVALREIRRYQKSTELLIRKLPFQRLVREIAQDFKTDLRFQSSAVMALQEASEAYLVGLFEDTNLCAIHAKRVTIMPKDIQLARRIRGERA, encoded by the coding sequence ATGGCTCGTACTAAGCAAACTGCTCGTAAATCAACCGGCGGAAAAGCTCCACGTAAACAACTGGCCACAAAGGCAGCTCGAAAGAGTGCGCCTGCAACTGGCGGAGTCAAGAAACCTCATCGTTACAGGCCTGGAACCGTCGCTCTTCGTGAGATCCGTCGTTATCAGAAATCCACCGAGCTATTGATCCGCAAGCTGCCCTTCCAGCGTCTTGTACGTGAAATCGCTCAGGATTTCAAGACCGACCTTCGTTTCCAAAGCTCTGCTGTGATGGCTCTTCAAGAAGCCAGCGAAGCTTATCTCGTTGGTCTGTTTGAAGACACAAACTTGTGCGCCATCCACGCCAAGCGTGTCACCATTATGCCGAAGGATATCCAGTTAGCCCGCAGAATCCGAGGAGAACGAGCGTAA
- the LOC136928788 gene encoding histone H4-like, which translates to MTGRGKGGKGLGKGGAKRHRKILRDNIEGITKPAIRRLARRGGVKRISGLIYEETRGVLKVFLENVIRDAVTYTEHAKRKTVTAMDVVYALKRQGRTLYGFGDLPDKYIYKENSKFYLNSSSG; encoded by the exons ATGACTGGACGCGGTAAAGGAGGAAAAGGTCTTGGAAAAGGAGGCGCTAAGCGTCACAGAAAGATTCTTCGTGACAACATTGAAGGTATCACCAAGCCTGCTATTCGTCGTCTCGCTCGCCGTGGCGGTGTCAAGCGAATCTCTGGTCTGATCTACGAAGAGACACGCGGTgttctcaaggttttccttGAGAACGTTATCCGTGATGCTGTAACGTACACCGAGCACGCCAAGCGCAAGACCGTAACAGCTATGGATGTCGTCTATGCTCTCAAACGACAGGGACGTACTCTGTACGGATTTGGCG ACTTGCCAGACAAGTACatttacaaagaaaactcaaagtTTTACCTAAACAGTTCATCTGGATAA
- the LOC136928790 gene encoding histone H2A-like, with protein sequence MSGRGKGKAKGTKSKSRSSRAGLQFPVGRIHRLLRKGNYAERVGAGAPVYLAAVLEYLSAEILELAGDAARDNKKTRIIPRHLQLAVRNDDELDKLLDGVTIAQGGVLPNIQAVLLPKKTEKKAKA encoded by the coding sequence ATGTCAGGACGAGGTAAAGGTAAAGCTAAGGGCACCAAGTCAAAGAGCCGATCATCTCGAGCAGGCCTCCAATTCCCCGTTGGTCGAATCCATCGTCTTCTTCGCAAAGGCAACTATGCTGAACGTGTTGGCGCCGGTGCTCCTGTGTACTTGGCAGCTGTGCTGGAGTATTTGAGCGCTGAAATTCTTGAGTTGGCGGGCGACGCTGCTCgtgacaacaaaaaaacaagaatcatTCCCCGTCATCTTCAGCTGGCTGTACGCAACGATGACGAGTTGGACAAGCTGCTAGATGGAGTCACCATCGCACAGGGAGGTGTGCTACCCAACATCCAGGCTGTCCTTCTTCCCAAGAAGACCGAGAAGAAAGCTAAAGCTTAA
- the LOC136929314 gene encoding protein C19orf12 homolog translates to MPVSEVTLQRVLAILADEDQLKVTVRASGYGGVVAGVTTTIGGLIAGPAGLLVGGALGGVLAYANAGDFKPVSQVVKEMNAHERQLLYNAMRDIVDNLAIEDYVALLAFLNGGAGLLIRQQLMERMSTFLRDQMRLQMAA, encoded by the coding sequence ATGCCGGTCTCTGAGGTTACCCTTCAGCGAGTCTTGGCTATCTTAGCAGACGAAGATCAATTGAAAGTCACTGTTAGAGCTTCAGGTTACGGTGGAGTTGTAGCTGGCGTAACAACAACAATTGGAGGCCTGATCGCTGGGCCAGCGGGCCTCTTGGTCGGTGGAGCACTCGGTGGAGTATTAGCTTACGCAAACGCTGGAGATTTCAAGCCCGTTTCTCAAGTCGTAAAGGAAATGAATGCCCACGAGAGACAGTTGCTATACAACGCAATGAGGGATATCGTTGATAATTTGGCAATCGAAGATTACGTGGCGCTTTTGGCCTTTCTGAATGGGGGAGCTGGTTTGTTAATTCGACAACAGCTCATGGAGAGAATGAGTACGTTTTTGAGAGATCAGATGCGTCTTCAGATGGCGGCCTAA
- the LOC136928791 gene encoding protein C19orf12 homolog translates to MPVSAVQLQQVLAILADQDQLKVTVRASGYGGVVACVTTTIGGLIAGPAGLLFGGALGGVLAYASAGDFKPVSQVLREMNPLQRQLLYNAMRDIVEPLAIQDCMALLAFLNGVSGVFTRQQLMAKMGAFLRDQMCLQMAA, encoded by the coding sequence ATGCCAGTCTCTGCAGTTCAACTTCAGCAAGTCCTGGCCATCTTGGCGGATCAAGACCAATTGAAAGTCACTGTTAGAGCTTCAGGTTACGGTGGTGTTGTAGCTTGCGTAACAACAACAATTGGAGGCCTGATCGCTGGCCCCGCGGGCCTTTTGTTCGGTGGAGCGCTCGGTGGAGTATTAGCTTACGCAAGCGCTGGAGATTTCAAGCCCGTTTCTCAAGTCCTTAGGGAAATGAATCCCCTCCAAAGACAGTTGCTATATAACGCAATGAGGGATATCGTTGAGCCTTTGGCGATTCAAGATTGCATGGCGCTTTTGGCCTTTCTGAATGGGGTATCTGGCGTGTTTACTCGACAACAGCTCATGGCGAAAATGGGTGCGTTTTTGAGAGATCAGATGTGTCTTCAGATGGCCGCCTGA
- the LOC136927493 gene encoding N-acetylglucosamine-1-phosphodiester alpha-N-acetylglucosaminidase-like, with protein MKALLICYLTVFLQMLMLRYSLNSSTQDPFPDGILTPYKDHYRTKRNHRFVRDCQPIKFGNTTHETFHVSTRIDPDQPFVHVHNFYQEFSKYGQDRNVVGRVAILEDPLRTFSVIEPKEIGGCSKYVRATVDESSEERSCYVATNGGFFRTRDGKCYGNIVSDGRRIQDSNGVQNANFGIRQDGTIVVGYLSEEDVLQEENSFLQLVSGVVWLLRNGTSYVSESIKAECRDTEETGTMDLFASVLSARTALGHDNKGRVMMAQVDGKTHKRGIDLYNFADLLLKLGFVNAINLDGGGSATMVINNTVVNYPSDNCGEFSCPRPVSTIICGHEPDCILRNCSGHGHCVMGQCICDDGWTGEACDILECKQNNHCFRNGICSDQGGCQCFPGWKGKNCSTACSSGSFGANCSQKCLCLNGGICDPKDGHCSCKAGWTGSFCQQGCFQGTYGINCSRTCDCHGTCTCDPQTGDCLSRDEETMLSSTRKWLQCVLDSRMANASPNSDLETTNTEKVLSLKKEFSKLFVWFVAVISLCGISLLANLFLIYLACNQATRSAYWTRRIGDERRLLFHGDDDDNDENAL; from the exons ATGAAGGCACTTCTTATTTGTTATTTAACAGTATTTCTTCAAATGTTGATGTTGCGGTATTCTTTGAATTCAAGTACACAAGATCCTTTTCCAGACGGTATACTTACACCATACAAGGACCATTACCGAACGAAAAGAAATCATCGATTTGTTCGGGACTGCCAACCTATTAAATTTGGTAACACAACACACGAGACTTTCCATGTTTCCACGAGAATAGATCCCGATCAGCCATTTGTTCATGTACACAATTTTTATCAAGAATTTTCTAAGTATGGACAAGACAGAAATGTGGTTGGACGTGTTGCAATTCTGGAAGATCCTTTAAGAACGTTCTCTGTTATCGAACCCAAGGAAATTGGTGGTTGTAGTAAATACGTGAGAGCTACGGTTGACGAATCTTCCGAAGAACGGAGCTGTTACGTGGCTACAAATGGTGGATTTTTTAGAACTAGAGATGGCAAGTGCTATGGAAATATTGTTAGTGACGGGAGAAGAATCCAAGATTCTAATGGCGTTCAAAACGCCAATTTTGGGATTCGTCAAGACGGTACAATAGTTGTGGGATATTTGTCCGAGGAAGACGTTTTGCAAGAAGAGAATTCATTTCTTCAGTTGGTTTCTGGCGTCGTTTGGTTATTAAGAAATGGAACTAGCTATGTAAGCGAAAGTATTAAAGCAGAATGTCGTGACACCGAAGAAACCGGGACTATGGACCTTTTTGCAAGTGTGTTATCCGCCAGAACTGCACTAGGACACGATAACAAAGGACGTGTTATGATGGCTCAGGTTGATGGGAAAACCCACAAACGGGG GATTGATCTCTATAATTTTGCTGATCTGCTGTTGAAGCTTGGATTTGTAAATGCTATCAACCTGGATGGTGGAGGGTCAGCAACAATGGTAATAAACAATACTGTGGTGAATTATCCTTCTGACAATTG TGGAGAATTTTCTTGCCCAAGACCAGTGTCAACAATTATCTGTGGTCATGAGCCTGACTGCATATTGAGGAATTGCAGTGGTCACGGGCATTGTGTGATGGGGCAATGTATCTGCGATGATGGATGGACTGGTGAAGCTTGTGATATTTTAGAGTGTAAGCAGAATAACCACTGTTTTCGAAATGGCATCTGTTCTGATCAAG GAGGCTGTCAATGTTTTCCTGGTTGGAAGGGCAAAAACTGCAGTACAG CTTGTTCTTCAGGGTCATTTGGAGCAAACTGTAGCCAAAAGTGTCTTTGTTTGAATGGTGGAATATGTGATCCTAAAGATGGACATTGCAGTTGCAAAGCGGGGTGGACAGGATCATTTTGTCAACAAG GCTGTTTCCAAGGGACTTATGGAATAAATTGTTCAAGGACTTGTGACTGTCATGGCACTTGCACTTGTGATCCACAAACTGGAGATTGCCTTTCAAGAGATGAAGAAACAATGCTCAGTTCTACAAGAAAAT GGTTACAGTGTGTATTGGATTCAAGAATGGCAAATGCATCACCAAATTCAGATTTAGAAACAACCAACACTGAAAAAGTTCTAAGTTTGAAAAAGGAATTTAG TAAGCTGTTTGTCTGGTTTGTGGCAGTTATCAGTTTGTGTGGCATCAGTTTGTTAGCAAATTTATTCCTCATTTACCTGGCATGTAACCAAGCCACCAGGAGTGCATATTGGACCAGAAGAATTGGGGATGAAAGACGGCTGCTTTTTCACGGCGATGACGATGACAACGATGAAAATGCTCTCTGA